A region of the Parasteatoda tepidariorum isolate YZ-2023 chromosome 7, CAS_Ptep_4.0, whole genome shotgun sequence genome:
GTATATCGGAAACAAAATCTGTTCAATGTCTACAGattaagtgaattttaaatgtgtaaacGATTAACTTACATAGCTTACACAACTTATAACTTATCATTCGCTATACTGAGTacttattttaagcattattaatttatttttagaagttatATTGAATTTAACTCTTGTATCCTCTAAATGTAAATTTCagtaatcattaaatttttttaatttatttaagaagtcttgctttttttaaagcgGGAGTGGTGGGTAACAGAAATGAATACTCACTTGGTACAAACAAATATGTATAACCACTTTCTTAGGATAAGAATTTTTCATACATAGACCCCTTTCTGCGCCTAAGCATAAATGGGTTAAGAAATCGTAAGGGTCACCTTTGATGCCACCACTCTTTTGGTTGTTCACcttaatgttacattttgtaTTGCTGCGCAAAATCTATAAgacttaaaaacttgaaaatacgATGATGAGTAGAAAAAAGTGCGcagtttgataataaaaataaaaataataacgttCAATATTTGGTTCAAAacttattaactgttaaaattgtAGGAAAAAGCATCACGCGGACCGCGCTACGGGCCACACAAAGGctaaaacattgttaaaatttggcATCCTGAAAGAGACATactatttgtttataattagttggaaaattattgttattttaagtgctttttttaagaattttagttCACTTTTCTTTTGTCTTacgttcctttttttatttttttgcttttaaaaacttaagacATTTAGAACCTTGGAAATATGAAGCTGTGTAAAAGTGTATAAGATATTTGaagaaatcgaaaaaaaattaagattcagTTAATAGTTTGAGAATTACCAAGTGTTatacttgaaatataaaataactatattagCCGATCTACTGCCCGCTGAAATGCAACTATAGAGTAAAAATTTGAAGTGCTGAtaaggtcatttttatttataaacataatgcaaactttttttcctcTACTTGTTCgaaagtttttgcaaatttaagtattttcttggatttttgtttcaatttttctcctttaaataatgattattaattcACTGTTTTCGAAAGAACTCTCTCTTTCGAGATCATCAATTTATTAAGCTCGCTCTTAAGTAGATGTCAAaaggaacaacaaaaaaaaacagataaataaaatgtaagtaagAGAAACTGATCTGATGAATCATAACATTTACCTAtatcgaaattttataaaactataaatggctcaacagagatttaaaaaaaacttatgcaaTTTGATTTGTTATACAATTCAAGGTTatcgttatatatttttaataagaaaaattacttcttattaAATCACAGATTCTATATTTCAAAGTATGtatgcatttctttttcaagttacatttcgttatttttcaaatccaagttatcatatattttgtaacgattaacatattaacaaaatgtttttacataaaataaataaatatttacatattttttacacaaaattattttttttaaaaaaaaaaaaacaccgaaTTTCTTAGAGAAAGTAAGGAGAAATAATTGGGGAGCGGATTGAGCGAACATCGATAAATCTAGTGTTTTATAgacatcttaatatttttacagtatcgCTGATGCGTTaactataattatgaaatatatattgatttaaattgcaGGTACTGGATTCAATCATGTCTTGAAGCAGACATATGTTTCAGTACTCTCAAGATATGACTGCGGCTACGATGAGAAGAGCCAGATATGCGTGAAAAATAAAGAGATGAAATCTTCAACTTGCCATGTAGGTCTGCACTTCACAACATAAGCGATAAATGTATAACTATGCTCTATGATTCTTCACGTGCTATCAGACACCTACATCAAAAGGGCGGTATATTCTCTGTGTTTCAAGGATTATAGCAATTCAGAACAATACTTGATTCCCAAATTATAATAagctaaatgaaaatttatcgaaaatgttatataatctgttatagaaaatgtttttattgtattgacATATTTTCGTAAAGTAAATTCCAATGAAATGAGTGACAGCAAATACACGATCAAAAATgcggtaaaaatatattactttcattttttaaaattattattggtgCATTATTTTTTCAGGCATAAACACTCAAGACTTCAATCGTGCAATTACAGGCAAACAAATAAGCTAGgtcaataagttaaattttttgtaagcagatttttttattacttctacCCGATAATtcgaacttaaaatattgattagtttagtagttttaaaaatttttagcaattaatgcaggacaattaattgaaaaatgctaTAGAACAATTAAGTTTGTATATTTAGAtgggatttctttttttcactgtCAGCAAACATTCACCCATTTCTTCCTAGATAATACAATATTCTTAATGTAGAAAGTCTAAATCTACGTTAGATAATTGCtccatgaataaaaaatgctagtcggctaatattatttttatttttaacctatgtgtgaaaaaattaaagttctgtTTTGTCAGCACcaaaaacattgaataaaaaaaaaattttttatcttataaatattttcaaattgaagagaTTCATTGggcaattcataaatttaaaataaactttgatcattcgattcaaaatattgaatgagTATTAGaaacttaatcaaaataaagacaATCTTAGCCAAAGAGAAACTATTTCATTagctgggggggggggaataaaaaAAGGTGAGTTTCGAAACCActattaattacatttcttaataaCTATACTTCTCAGCAAAATTCTTATTTCCTACATTCGAAACATtatatttgtaagaaattacTACATGTAATTCTGACAGGTGCAAAAAATATGCAGTTATAATAGTACTATATATCACTTTAAGGATATAAAAAAAGGCAATGATGCGCATTCAGCGAACAGTCTGTTAACAAGAGAGTGTGGAATGAAGAGCGCGTCTAGAGCAGAACAACGTAGAGTAGGGCAACTTTTAGCGATAGAAGGTAATAGCGCTCCTCGTACTGTGCATTTCACTAATCATTTTACGCTGAATACATTGGGTGTTAGCTTGTTTTGAAACACCCGATATTAATGTACGATGTTCATGAAAACACCATTTGTTAAAGGCAGTGTTCCCCATAACCAGCGCTGAATGTCTCATCTTCTTCCTCTAATACATACTTTGCGTTGTTTTGCTCTGAACATATCcatgattttatatttactttaagtgCTCTCATGACATTTGGTTAACGAACGCACCTTCTTCATTTCTACTCTAATTCTTGCATTTAAGCAAACAtcctatttatttatcatttttatcatcatTTAAGGGAGACAGTGGAGGACCTTTATCGTGCAAACTCGGAGATCGCTGGTACGTGATGGGTGCGACAAGTTACGGCACTTTAACCAATTTGCAAACTGGTTTGTGCGCAATGCCGGAACAGCAGACAATTTTCATGAAGGTTTCAGACAAAGTAGACTGGATAGAGAAAACTATTAATCTATATAGTTGATTGCACTGttgtcattcaaaataaaagaaaattttgtgagCCTCAGTGTGTGTCTTTTAATTCACAAAACCTTGAATAATTGGAGTAATTTTTATCTCCGATCCTAAAACACAGTTTAATTTGTCCGTTCAAGtgtaactattaaatttagCATTCTTGTATAGCGTAAATTATTCGGTCCCGATTATTATAAGCACCACCTATTAACTCACTCCACACAAACTCAGTCGCCTTTTTCTCAAtactttcaagaaaataattttgtttacctattacataaaaatcacttatatttatcatttatgtattttaacgtaaaaaatgTCGGAAATATATTAATCGAAACGAAATGAATGATTacttggatttgaaaaatattcaccagtacttgaaaaaaaaagtttaacttggGAATTCAAAATGGCGAAGTAAGGTTAAAAGTAATTAACAGTAAGTAGTTGAAACCTTATATCGTATAGCAGTTTAAATTGGAAACGGTTTTTATCTCTCTGGTAACATCCAATCTCTTTCTCTTAGTTtcttagttatatttattatatttctgttatttgTGACATCAAGTCGTGCgcgaacttttaaaataaaaatattgagagaaataaattgaactttCTAAAACAGaagataaaaaatcattatttaaatttaaataaaagttttgaaatattaaagaagCACTTGAAATTGATATAACTTTCGACCAAGtaggaatttaaaagaaaagattccTGCTAAGTTCGTAAATTAAAGTAACTCTTTCGTCACATCAAGTTTCAGCTCTGTAGCTTTATTTCAGCAggcaaaacaaaaaagaaatcagaaaacaaagtattttttaaaacaagttaagCAATTGATAATTCTCGAactattaactaaatattaatattttcagtcaATTGTAGACCTTGAACACACCCacgtaatttcaaatttctcctAGTTTTTTCGTCGCAAGACAAATTATAATGGAACACCAAAACAGCGGAGGtgacaatttattaatatagatCAATATTTTGGAATTTGTGAATCAATTTCCAGTGTGCTCCTTTCCTCTAATAACTTGATAGTCACATAAAGTGTGACATTGTGTAGAAAAGTAAGGGGTGAAACCAGGTCTTGAGCGTCGAGAGTTGATGGCAGAATTCTTATAGCACACCATTGTGTCTTTCCATCTCCCTTCTCACGGCTTCAAGAGAATTTGTTTTGGACAATCTAGTGAAGCATAAACAAGTTCACAGAATACAGTGGTTCCGAAATTATTAAGTCGAGAAAATCTTCTcaggaatattttaataaaaaggcgTGTTATTTGCTCCAGTATTTAGGCCAGGCTCGTACTGGGATCTAAAATCGGCCCGTGCATTTTAGAGATATCGGCCCCCTACTTCACATAAACACCGCGTGCGCGGCTcctaatatatcatttttaggcattttttatttataaattctcatGATCGTAAGTTAATTTATCGAAGTaagaaagtagataaaaattgcttagtaatcctttatagaatatatttcagtttaaaataccTGGCTCTTATGAGGAAACATAGGctgataaaatcaaaaataaggtGAAAGatgaagagtaaataaaaaatatttattatactacaCATACATGAATGatttatgtaaacatttttttaaaaatagatttgatgCTTCTtcgaaaatcattaaattaaaatttaatttaataacttttgaagaaGCTGACTATTTTCTGCCACTTTATCGATTATGTCATCGAtatctaatttcattaatagatatttttctactgcCATTACCATGAGAGCATTCAAATTATCCGAAGATAAAGTACTCAttcgatttttaattacttttaatgtggACAATGATCTTTCACAAGCCACCTGACTTATTGACaatgttagtaaaaattttaatgctaggCCAATTAAATTGTAAGAATTGGTCAAATTGAATCTCTATAATATCTTGTAGCAACAAATAACACAACTTTTGCACGCACTGCTTGTTTCACATTTTAGACTTACTTCTTCTTCGGTTTCCAAAGTAAAGTCGTTATTATCTTCGTTTGAATGATCTTctctgattattttataatcctcTAAGtctgaatttttcaatttttcccaATGTAAAGCTAAATTTCTTAGTTCAATCCGCAAATTTTCACCTATAGCTGTTTCGTCAAATCTTAGCAAGAGTTTGTTAACTCATTTAGTTCGCCAGATTGAGGCTTGTTGAAACGTATTTTAGGGAAACGTTTTGGATCTAGGTAGGAAAAATCGGCGTACAATTTTCCATTTGCGGGAAAGCGTTCCATTGACGCTACAACTGTGCTGAAAATAATGTTGTAGAGGCTGTTGGTTGCGCCAGCTCAGATAGCATGAAAAGCCGAGGTAGAAGGATCGAGGATTGGATCGAAGATCGAAGGTAGGAGGACGAACCGAAATAGTTACTGCGCGGATGAATACCGTCGGAGAAGCATCAACCGGCGGCCAAGGCAGGGAGTGAAAAGGCTGATGTCCAGTACTTAAACAGATGACTGTTTGCCTTCAAAAGGGTTGTTGTGCAGCGTCCGAGAACCTCGTACCAATATTCCATTTCTACCCGGTGACGCCCACCTGCAGTATGAGATATTTACAAccaaaagtttaagtttttaattgttgttttaataacaacttttaaatgtttttaatgaataaccTGTTAATTGGAGTTTGTGAAGTTTCTTGGTGGGTTGTTATCTTTTACTATTAAAGATGATGTTTCATTGCCATATTGTTTCATTTGACGTCTTACATTCCCATCTCCGAAACATATACAATTGGTGACCTGTGAATGAATACGTATATTTCTGTTTCTGCAAACtgcttttgagaaattttactGGTAGATGAATTACGGAGAAATGCTGGCACGtttcaagttttaaagttttttggcAAGCCGTGAGTAACAATTTACTTCTATTGTTGGACTTATACATTTCggattaatgcaaaaaatgcccgAATCTACGGAAACTGCTGATCAACAAATTGCTCGTGTCACTGTAAAGCCGCCACCTTTTTTGAGAGCTAATCCCGAATTGTGGTTCAGACAAATTGAAAGTCAGTTCACTCTTGCTGGAGTAACTGTAGGAACATCATATGTCACATGtctattcatattatttttatgagagtTGCGAATGGCAAcagatcaaaaaataataataaaaaatgagtgtTCTAAAAAATGTCTGCTGATCATTTATCCTGTATTCCTGTTGCGTACAACTGGTGACCCGGATTTTTGACATGACTACAAAAAACAGTGAAAAGATCGAAGCAACGATCGTCATGGACGCCGAAGCTAATAAAGTAAGCATTAAAATTCCACCTTTTTGGAGAGAGAAACCCGACATTTGGTTTTACCAAGTAGAAGCACAGTTTCGAATAAATAAGATCACAACTGAAGaaaccaaatttaattatttgatatccCAACTGGAACCGAAGTATGTAGAAAATATTTGGGACATTATTAAAGACGCTAAGCCTAACAAATATACCTTGGCGAAAGAAAGACTTTTAAATACGTTTAAGGAAAGCGAAAACAAGAGAATTCAGCGCTTAGTTACAGGTTTAGAACTTGGAGATTACAAGCCAAGCCAGcttttgcaaaaaatgaaaaatttaggaGCATacgatttttcagaaaaagtgttaaaatctTTATGGCTTGATAAAATGCCGAATTTTATACGAAATATTCTGCTTGTCAGTGAAGAAAGTTTAGATAAACTGTCTACGATGGCGGATAAAATTCACGAAATGAAAACTGGGGAAGAAATATGTACTGTTTCACCAAGTGTTACCTACAATGATGCTTTAATTGCACGAATAGCAGCATTAGAACAGAAAATTGATTCACTGCAAATAAATGACCGTAGTAgatctaaatttagaaataattaccGAAATACATCTCGAAGTCGCAGTCATTCAATAAAAGCATTCAATAGGAAAGGTAAATATTGTtactaccattttaaatttggttCAAAATGTTTACCTGGTAAATGTCGCCAACCATGTTCTTATGATTCTGATGCTGAAAACAGGGAAAAGCAGTAGACTTGGCGGCAGATTCTGCTGCTGAGGAAATAAATGATTGCCGTAAATTTCGATTGTGTGTTCGAGATAGGAATACTGGAATAAACTTCCTTATCGACAGTGGAGCCGATGTCAGTTTATTACCATTACCCGCCAATAAAAGTTATCAAAGTGCAAGCGATTATAAACTATATGCAGCAAATGGATCCGAGATTACAACCTATGGaatcaaaatattaactattgaTTTAGGACTTCGCCGCTCATTTAATTTCCCATTTATTATctccaaaattaataaaggaatAATAGGGGCCGATTTccttaataagtttaatttattaattgacaTTAAAGAAAGAAGATTAATTGATGGAGTAAccaatttaatagttaaaggaGAAATTTCTCCAATATGCATGACGGAAACAATTTCCACTATGgataaaaattctaagttttctGAATTATTCTCTTCATATCCAAATTTAACTAAACcaaacttattaattagtgaTGCTAAACATGAAATTCGACATTTTATCGCCACAACGGGAAAACCTGTGTTTTCTAAGGCACGACAATTAGatccaaaaaaattgaaaatagccaaagaagaatttaaattcatgCTAGACAACGGGATTATTAGACCTTCAAAATCGCCCTGGGCAAGTCCCTTACGTATGGTTAAAAAGAAGGATGGGTCTTACAGACCATGTGGAGATTATAGAAGACTAAACGACCAAACAATACCAGACCGATATCCAATACTAAGAATCGAAGATTtccatcatattttaaaagacaccaaagtattttctaaattcgatttatttaaagcttattaTCAACTTCCTATAAATGAAGAGGACAAACAAAAAACTGCACTAATTACCCCTTTCGGAATTCAACGTTATGAGTTTCGGCCTCAGAAATGCACCTTCAACGTTTCAACGCTTCATAAATGAAGTTCTGTGTGGACTTGATTTCGTTTTTCCTTATCTAGACCATATATTAGTGGCATCTCGAAACAAAGAAGAGCATCAATCtcatttaaaacaactttttgataaattagataaatatggCCTCAGAATCAATGTCTCCAAGTCAGTCATTGCTGTGGAGAAATTGGAGTTTTTTGGATATGAAATCAGTTCGGAAGGATCTAAGCCCCTTTCCCAAAAAGTAGAAGCAATCCATAATTACAAGTTGCCAGAAACTATACGTGAACTGAGAACCTTTCTTGGTCTAATAAACCATTATAGACGATACATCAAAGACGCTGCTAAAACACAAGCAATTCTCCACGAATATTTGAAAGGAGCtcataaaaatgacaaaagaaaaataatgtggaCGGAACAAGCTATTAACatgtttgaaaaatgcaaacaaGACTTATCCAATGTAGCCTTGCTAAAATATCCGAAGTTTGAATTACCTCTATGCCTTTGCTCAGATGTTTCAGATTTCGCAATCGGATCTGTATTGGAACAATACGAAAATGATGCTTGGAAACCAATAGCtttctattcaaaaaaataaaatgacgcACAGAAGTGATATAGTACCTACGACAGAGAATTATTAGGGATATATCTTTCGgtaaagcatttaaaacatCTATTAGAAGGTCGAGAATTTACTATATTTACAGACTATAAGCCACTGGTTTTTGCCTTcaagcaaaaaaatgaaaaagcatcTCCAAGACAAAATAGACATCTCCAGTATATATTCCAGCTTTCGACTAACCTTCAACACATTATTGGCAAAAATAATATCATCGCAGACGCGTTATCTCGAATTCAAGAAGTAACTAGTGTAGATTATGACAAAACTGCTGATGATCGAAGTAGTgatgaagaattaaaacaactaaTGCAATCAGACacaaccttaaaatttaaaaaacaaccaCTGCAGTCTGGTAAATTTCCATGGTGTGATATCTCTACTAATAAAATTAGACCATATATACCTAAAAATTCaagaatgattattttcaagCAGATACATGGTTTATCTCATCCAGGAATCAGATCAACTATCAAACAGATAGCGTCAAGATTTATTTGGCCTGGAATTCGAAAAGATGTTCGAATTTGGGCACAATCCTGTATTGATtgccaaaaaaacaaaatttcaaaatatactaaatCCCAGTTTGGAGAATATCAACAACCCGATGAAAGATTTAACGAGATACATATTGACCTAATTGGACCGTTACCCCCATCCAATGGAAACAGATACTGTTTGACTTGTATTGACCGTTTTTCAAGCTGGATAGAAGTAGTTCCCATACCTGATATCAAAGCTGAAACAGTCGCCAGATGTTTCTATGAAAATTGGATAGTTAGATTTGGAGTGCCATACAGAGTAATAACCGATAGAGGATCACAGTTTGATTCTGAAACGTTTAAATCTCTTACCAACTTATGTGGAGTAAAAATCAACAGAACAACTGCATATCATCCTCAGTGCAATGGCAAAATTGAGCGTCAACATCGTACATTGAAAACTGCAATAAAGGCACACAACTCTATTAAATGGTCTGAAACTCTTCCTACTGTCTTACTTGGTCTCAGAGCTGCTCTACGCGATGACACCAACTATTCAATATCTCAGATGGTTTATGGTAAATGCATTAAACTTCCTGGTGAATTTTTTGATAACTCAAAAGTGACAACATCCACGGAAAACTTTATTAGCAATCTTCAAAATCAAATGGAAACATTAAAACCTTTAgagtcaaaatatttcaaaaggaacAAAGTATTTGTGCACAAAGATTTAAGTTCATGTTCACATGTTTTTATGCGGATTGATAGAGTCAGGAAGCCATTAGAGTCTCCTTATCAAGGACCCTATAAAGTGATGGATAAGtcagaaaagtattttgtaattagttataaaggaaaaaacgtAAGCATTTCAATAGACAGGCTTAAACCAGCTTATCTACTGAATTCTGAAAATGAGAATCCAGATTACGATGAAAACCTAAAAGCTGCAAAACCTAACGAATGTTTAACATcaaataaattacaagaaaatgcATTCAATCCCgagcaaaatgttaaaatgtctAGATttggcagaaaaataaaaaagcctgttcgctttttagaacaaaactgtattaattagatacatatacatttattttatatatatattttttattgcattgaaaCTAGAATGgtataatttgtataaatgttatattaatatcttgtacagtccgcaaaaaaaaaaaacgaatcaccctgaataactttcgttctaatgattggaatttcacgaactaagtgtcaatcttaatggttcttcgcggtgacctcaaatatgctaattaattagtgctaactattaattaagttacgaaatcagacacaaaaacgtactttctctgaataaacatgcatttttctttacatatttggatttttatcttcaaaatatagggggtagccgcaatctgggaaatgtggtccccatagtttggtcaggagagcgattcaaagttcgtaccccttaatgttaatttcgctttttgcgttttcagtcatattttcaaaactaatgaagcaattcaaaaacaattttcacccactcataaaactcatttacccaaagataatttcatgcaaaaaataatttttaataattatttattattttttattatttaattaaagtgaggatgtaaaaatattgaattataaggtatgattttttttataccatattaatctacatagttttcaattgaaaaatctaaagtttcaactgtttttatttgttagaagctgagaaaaattaaaattaattatttttaaaaaaataatttggcgacaataaagaaataactaattggggcgattaatattaaaatgtgataaacttgggaggaacttgacttcgcgcgcgtagcgtaaaatttcattcatatttttttcgctaataatcgtttgctaatctttttatttttatttatctcacactataaaatacgatgtttcttttttagtcatttaataatttatttacaatttagtaaagaattttgaataaacaacatattattcaacaaatgtctagttttaaaaaagcgtGCCTCTGATAGAATACACCAGATTGTGCCTAATTAAtgcgattattttttatttttttattttgtttttcaataattgatacaatttcaataatatacatacgtatgcatagatttggaataatatatttatcaatttcttgaatatatattttataaatattaataaaaatacgtagtcaacatttttaaacatctctCACAACATcgcaaatttctcaacatcttatagggtaaactaaacaatgaaggaacacttaagcttagcttgcctttaaaaaaaattcataaaaatttcaaaatttgtaattttagctaaaaaatGGTGTcgacatatttgttattaaatgcaaattatgtaaaaaaaagttagataactttcataatattgttttaagcttttggtggtttaaataataagtagtaagatgaccaagtgaaggaacagttcgtaccagtgaataaacactaaattttccagtgaatgaacacttaattttgagaatgtttGATGCTCGTTAGGAATCCATAGGCCACACAAATgtctaaaaacaagatttttcttgGAATTACGACATATAACCAAAGTTAATGtggaaaatattactttttttcagtcatggaatggaaagtaaaatacgtttgaataaataatttaaaaaaaatgtttttcattttttttctcacagtttaaTAGTTCGTtctaaattatgaatgtttatcATTGTGTAATctgatgatgtttttattattattataattcgatcatttttttgtttaatcttttcctcatattttttaagcttttttttaaatctttttaagtattttttttctcttcgtcatgagtaatttatttctttttcttttgatttaaccttcctcttttttccaaatttttggccaatgtaaatgtatcttcgaaatttcttttgattttccaGTTCCATTTCCAGAATTCCTCACTggataataaatgagaaaaaggaGTTTCGGAGTTTGAGTAAAACCCATCTCTCATTGACTTATATCTAGTAGTTACTCATGAAACCAATTGTTTTTGCAACTGACAATGCCTCAAGAGgacttatctcaaaatcagttttcaagATACACTTTCATTATTAATGTTAGTTGTCTCAGCTTCAGAGCCAAAATTTGATTATACAAttgttctttttgaaataaattcttcaatattGAGAAAAGCACAGGCTATTGGATATTTGGGAGATTAAACTTTTCTGTCaatgttcctttaaaaatttgcaacataaATTGTGAGATTTCCTTCTCAAGCTTCTGAAGAAATAGCGCATCGTTA
Encoded here:
- the LOC107440040 gene encoding uncharacterized protein, which translates into the protein MTTKNSEKIEATIVMDAEANKVSIKIPPFWREKPDIWFYQVEAQFRINKITTEETKFNYLISQLEPKYVENIWDIIKDAKPNKYTLAKERLLNTFKESENKRIQRLVTGLELGDYKPSQLLQKMKNLGAYDFSEKVLKSLWLDKMPNFIRNILLVSEESLDKLSTMADKIHEMKTGEEICTVSPSVTYNDALIARIAALEQKIDSLQINDRSRSKFRNNYRNTSRSRSHSIKAFNRKGKYCYYHFKFGSKCLPGKCRQPCSYDSDAENREKQ